The following are encoded in a window of Vicugna pacos chromosome 2, VicPac4, whole genome shotgun sequence genomic DNA:
- the SLC10A4 gene encoding sodium/bile acid cotransporter 4, with translation MDGTDNATLLFALSSLQPDNYTLSPNASSLSPGPDAPLAPASSAGPSPGLSVTPGPGVSFSPGPTPTPAPTAGSFAGGGAGPGSPTFASPEAAHEPPFWDTPLNHGLNVFVGAALCITMLGLGCTVDANHFGAHVRRPVGALLAALCQFGFLPLLAFLLALVFSLDGVAAVAVLLCGCCPGGNLSNLMSLLVDGDMNLSIIMTISSTLLALVLMPLCLWIYSRAWINTPLVQLLPIGTVTLTLCSTLIPIGLGVFIRYKYNRVADYIVKVSLWSLLMTLVVLFILTGTMLGPELLASISAAVYVVAIIMPLAGYASGYGLATLFHLPPNCKRTVCLETGSQNVQLCTAVLKLAFPPQYIGSMYMFPLLYALFQSAEAGIFVLIYKIYGSGTLHKQDLLDEDEDTDISYKKLKEEEMADTSYGTVKTDNLIMMETTQTSL, from the exons ATGGACGGCACCGACAATGCCACCCTGCTCTTTGCCCTGTCCTCTCTGCAGCCGGACAACTACACCCTGTCGCCCAACGCCAGCAGCCTGAGCCCCGGCCCGGACGCCCCCCTCGCGCCGGCCTCCAGCGCCGGCCCCAGCCCCGGGCTCAGTGTCACGCCGGGCCCCGGCGTCAGTTTCAGCCCCGGCCCCACTCCGACCCCGGCGCCGACGGCCGGCAGCTTCgcgggcggcggggccgggccaggctCTCCCACGTTCGCTTCGCCCGAGGCCGCCCACGAGCCCCCGTTCTGGGACACGCCGCTGAACCACGGGCTGAACGTGTTCGTGGGCGCCGCCCTGTGCATCACCATGCTGGGCCTGGGCTGCACGGTGGACGCGAACCACTTCGGGGCGCACGTCCGCCGGCCGGTGGGCGCGCTGCTGGCCGCGCTCTGCCAGTTCGGCTTCCTGCCGCTGCTGGCCTTCCTGCTGGCGCTCGTCTTCTCCCTGGACGGGGTGGCCGCCGTGGCCGTGCTCTTGTGCGGCTGCTGTCCGGGCGGGAATCTCTCCAACCTGATGTCCCTGCTGGTTGATGGCGACATGAACCTCAG CATCATCATGACCATCTCCTCCACGCTCCTGGCCCTGGTCTTGATGCCCCTGTGCTTGTGGATCTACAGCCGGGCTTGGATCAACACCCCCCTGGTGCAGCTGCTGCCCATAGGGACAGTGACCCTGACTCTCTGCAGCACCCTCATCCCTATCGGGTTGGGTGTCTTCATTCGCTATAAATACAACCGGGTGGCTGACTACATCGTGAAG GTTTCCCTGTGGTCTCTGCTAATGACGCTGGTGGTCCTTTTCATACTGACTGGCACTATGTTAGGACCTGAACTGCTGGCAAGTATTTCTGCAGCTGTTTACGTGGTAGCGATTATAATGCCTTTGGCAGGCTACGCCTCGGGCTACGGCTTAGCCACTCTCTTCCATCTTCCACCCAACTGCAAGAGGACTGTGTGCCTGGAAACAGGCAGCCAGAACGTGCAGCTCTGTACTGCCGTTCTAAAACTGGCCTTTCCACCACAATACATAGGAAGTATGTACATGTTTCCCTTGCTTTATGCCCTTTTCCAGTCTGCAGAAGccgggatttttgttttaatttataaaatatatggaaGTGGAACATTGCACAAGCAAGATCTTCTAGATGAAGATGAAGATACAGATATTTCTTATAAGAAactaaaagaagaggaaatggcaGACACTTCCTATGGCACAGTGAAAACAGATAATTTAATTATGATGGAAACCACTCAGACTTCACTCTAA